The Mytilus galloprovincialis chromosome 3, xbMytGall1.hap1.1, whole genome shotgun sequence genomic interval CATAAAGACGTGAACATTGAGGTGACAAAACACCTTTATATTGTTGAACATGTAAcggattactttttttttaaatcagttttttttttctaatatgctACTATATTAAAATTAACTTTACTATTTCAGCAAATGATCATTGTCTTGTGATAACAAGAGACAAAAGTATGTCTTTAAACAAAAGTATGTCTTTAGACAAAAATATGTCTTTAGACAAAAATATGTCTTTAGACAAAAATATGTCTTTAAACACGCCTCAAAATTGTCTTAATGCATCTCAAGAGACACCAAAAGTTTTGTTAGATATCTACGACATTTATACCTTATTACGTTagaaaataaagattaaagtaGAAATTGTTTAGTCATAGTAATAATGCAGTACATTGTCTCTCATTGCTCTATCGACATTATTATTAGACAGCATTGATATCTATTATAAAACTAGTATAAAACTAGGTTtgaatttgcacaattttatccGTTGAAGTTTTACGACTTGGGCATTATCAAAATCAAACATTATAAAGTCTTCTAATAGATTATTCTGTAACGTGcgctgataaacaatttaactttttAGGTAAATAATCAGATTTTTATCATTTACATCGACAATTTaatatttaacaataatattagtaaaattaacaatacaattaTGTTACatacatattatttatattcttTTTGCTATAGttcaatgggttttttttctgtatatgtacaaatgtacaatcCAAACACTACATGTATTTACTCTGTTTTTGTTGAGGGAAAAGATTTATTATTTCAACAAGAATATACGGGAAATAGCATGTAATTTATtctgtgttgttttcattttttaaaaccacttgtagatataaaatattaaaaccgGAACtgaaatatatctattttttttaccGAAAATTTCCGtgaaaactgaaataaattatatttaaatgataTGATAAATATTCGAAAAGTTAACTGTAATTTTAAGATcgcatttaaaaaataatagaaagCAATAGGACTGTCACTTTTCGCCCagcatttttttccttcaaacaAGCCAACAGAAGCTTCatttaatgtaatatatatttaatttttgaactTTTCAAATTTATCTACAAGATGAATTAGGATTCAAAAGTATTAAAACACGAACATAACTATAAGCAAAGGAAAATGTATACTAAATTGATAGATATTTGCATTGAATATCTTAACTTTCGCACTGGAAATTAGTTGTTTGAACGCTCGTCATTTTAAGTAAATGACTAATAAGTATACGTGTTATCTTTATGGAATGTTTATTTATCAGTACATAGCAAATTTTAATATAAGATTCTGAAATAAAcctaatatatatgtatatatataggttatgtttaatgtacattacTAAACTTAGTAAAATTCAAGTTTTAGAAAAAGTACtgaacttataattttttttaagttttgtctGATTCATGACTATCTATATTTTTGGAAATACAATTCTTTGAAAAGAACTGTCAGAGTGAATTAGTTATTTCTGAATACACTCGGCAACCAATCAACTCACTGCACCAATTGTTATGATGAACACTAAatccttttaaaattaatttaaatttctaaaaatattttgtgattttaactGTATATGTATCTATTGTAATTCAGATTATATacattaattatattaaaagcgtgtgtatttatatttatggTTGCTCGTCcagtaaaatatgaaacaataatTCGGTGAATAATGCAACTATTTTAAGACAAATATTCGGCAGTTGCACATTAATGGGATTGGCGAATTTCACAGattaataaaagtatatatattaagTCAGATAGTTTCTTTCTTGCATTATTACTTGTATTTGAATAAATTGATTTCCACTTATCTGAGAATTAAAACTTGTAATTTTTATACATCAATTACAGCATATAACTGTTGTGGTTGATCGTGTAATTTCTTCGCCCCATTGTATTGATAGTTGCTAACGCTCATTCCCTTTACTCTTCAAACGCAAATCATTATATGGCCTTTACTTGTATTATTTGAACTGAATATTTGGAGGTAAATTGGTACAAATAGCAAACAGTTGTCTATATTGATCAATGTTAAATGCAAAATCTAACACCATTAAGCTTTTAAAGATTGTTGAAAatcaatttcatatttgataaaattcatcaAATTAATACGTTTGTGTGTGGCCCTATTATCACGAATTATTATACAATAAGCATACAGTATTTTCAAATTGTGCTATCACTTTCATTTAATCACTGCAGtcataaatgtttttgttgtattaGTGCGAGTTTAATTTTTTATCCGATTTAGTTTCCCttaaattttaaccaaaaaaTGGTACTTATTGCATTGAATGAACTTGCATAAATGCAAAGATTTATAATCTATCTAAACGGAATATTGCacgttgatatatatatttataaaaatgtataaaataaagttaaaaaatcGTTTATAAAGTTTAACAGTACAAgatattataaaattaaataatcaattcaaagttcttatttaaaaattacataacaattgatgTTTAGAATCGCTCCTGGGAATTTTTTGTATAGGATGTTTTCCCCAGGTGTTGACGGGGCGTTTGAACAAATTTAAAAGATGTTTTCATCAAGCTTGCCAATAAAATTTCATCATAGCTGTTCCTAAATAATCCGTATCAATACCCATTATATTTGGGTGATGAATTCCGACCAGGGTTGTTACTGTGTGTAAACGCTTTTAATTAGATTGTAGTGGGAATTTTCTGATTGAAGGCGTTTATTAAGTGATTTCTCTTTTCAGATGTATCACACCTGAACTCTCCAGGCGATTCAAGTCATTCTAGTGATATTTCCGCAACAGAAAGTCATCCTGGTGTTAATAAAAAACACACAACGGTGAAATCAGAAGGAAATAGTGacaacaattgtgaaaaaatcgGTGAAAATAACTCTAATAATAGCGAATCACAAAAGAAACGAAAGCGAAGAGTTCTATTTTCTAAAGCCCAAACTTACGAACTTGAACGTCGTTTTAGACAACAAAGATATCTTTCAGCACCAGAGAGAGAACATTTAGCCAGTATTATAAGACTTACGCCGGTGCAAGTTAAAATATGGTTTCAGAATCATCGTTACAAATTAAAGCGCTCTAGGCAAGAAAAAGGACTTGATCTTAACCCTTTGCCATCGCCTCGGCGCGTGGCAGTACCGGTTCTTGTGCGCGATGGAAAACCATGTCAACCAAGTATGAATAACTCTATGGTCAAGTCTCCTGATCAACTAGCGCTACAACAAAATATAGGTTCATCTTTAAATCATCAACAGTTACAAAATATGAACATGAATTCTATGGTATCACTTCCTGGTATGAACAACTCTATGTCTGGTATGAACCCCTCGTCTATATCATCCAGTATAAACAATATGAACATGAGTTGTTCTTATAATTCAGCAGTGGGATCTATGAACTCTATGAACCTTAACATGAACATGAACCATAATATGAATGTTTTACCAAGCTATACACATCCCCTTATGCAACCCCAGACACGATGGTGGTAGTATTCATTGCCTTTGTCGTCCGATTCCATCcaattatacatgtattcatcGGTTTGACGAGtatcgttttttttatttttattttataactaaaTTCAAAGTGCTTCAAGTGATCTGTCTTGTGCTGTTTAAAAAAGATCTTTGTTTCGTTTCTTACAACACGAGACCGTGCTTTATTCCTCTGTGATTTGCAATACTTCATTAGTCTTCTGAAAGTGCTAAACACAAAGTACTTCGTTGCATTATTTCTGAATAATTGGATTTTCTTTAACCAGAAATtcgattttttttcacaaaaaaatcagaAACTGATGAGATTTTTAACACGCATCTGTTAAAAACAGTAGATGTTTTCCAGAGATCTTTATTtgaatacttttatatatatttatatatacattttacaaatGCAATCTACTAGTTTTTATTGTTGAATATCACAAATCAATAAATCATTTGAATCAGTGTATATCCAATGCTATGTCgatgatattttaaaaatgtatgtaaatACTATCTATGCATTCTATGCCGATAGATGATTCAATGCTGTCACTAGAAATTATATGATATAAAGAAGATGCAAAAAGAACATGTTGCTTTCTGAGGCGTCTagtcaaatattttatatatgaaaaagaaaaacaacgaaaaagGGGCATTATAAATGTCAATCGAGTCTACTTAGTTTCCATTATAGATACCCTTGTGCATTTGTGCAATATTTCACAAAACGAGAATAACTGCTAAACaaacataattatattatatattgcaTAAATGGCGCGTAGGGCACTTGCCACGCTGAGAAAAGAACAAAAGTTAGGCTCAATTTGAAACGAATTACATATGTGTGTGTTAATCATGGATATGCGTTAACCATTGAATTCACACTGTCACCATATGTTTGAAAGTTTATCTTTTGGGGCGAGCTGAAAAAAAGTATGAAATTCATGTTATAAACAATGCTGATGTTTAATTTCCTCGCAGATTATGCTATATATTTTACCGGCAATAGATGCTCATCCTGCAGTCTATGCATATATAATTTGCACCAGTTTTCTAATTTATTAAAGACTTTGTATGCAAATCATGTTAGAAACAAATTGTTCGTAATATTGGTGTAAACCTTCTTAAAGCTTcccatttatattttattttaccggCAATGTTGCTTGCCCTGAAGTTGATACATATATGATTTACTTTGATTTTCCAACATTTCGATTATTctcatgacctttcaaatatatagttttaattattaaatgtttGCATGTAAATTGTTTCCTGATATCGTGTTTACTATTATATCGATAAACTTTCTGTAATAATTACAGACAGATGTACATATTCCTACGTCAAttcacaaaatatttataaatttaccgagaaaacaataaaatatgattttcaaaATATCACATCACATTTAgaactgttttgttttttctaattatcatttttttaatttgagtatCTGGTATAGTTTAATTTTGTATGACTTTTGATAACTGACACTCAAAAAGATAATGCTACCCAGTACCAATATTGTAATGCCGGACATATTTGATATTATCTCTTCTTTTGGCATGTTTCTCCATCTCTCTGtttctataaatattttcaaataacaacATCTCATTTGTGTTAATGATTCTCTTTCTCTTGGAAATGAACTACAGCGGATTCCGTTGAGTGTGTAgcaaaaggtaatatctttggttagcttgcttgtaagctgaaccgtgaagtcattataaggtcaggtatactaccctcctttcaaagtagcatagtccaacagacagatggactggttttctgtcggactagtctattcttaaagtagggtagtttacctaagcTAACAattgacttcacggttcagctaacaagcaagctaaccaaagatatattacctttggctacacactcagtAGAATCCGCTGTAATATAATTTTCCAAGTTTAGtttcatttcaaacattttaaacattcCATATATCCCTCCACTTGCATGCCTTGGAGAATACAATTTTGAATGAACTGTTCTTTTGTTTCACAGTTACTTTGAATTGAATCATTCAGTATCatcaataaaaatctttaaatgatTGACCCActtgaaatttatatttattgtttgacCAAGCCTATACTTTACTTAGTATACTACTGAATTCTTTGTGCTCCAAAGAAGAGCCATCTCCAAATTAAAAGGAACTTGCTCGACTCCACAAACGAACTATTGTAAATTAAAGTCCGCCAAAATAgcagtaaaaaaaatctatttttcaaattcaaaatatgttAACTTCCACTGCGTATAATAGGtttcaaaactatcaaaaatTAGAAAGCCTTTGATATTTTTGCGAGGAGTATGGTAAAAGGGTCGGTTTGTTAAAAGATACCAGTGACTGGTAATTATAATGCATGTTAAAATACCAATGAAgatcattatttaataaaaaatcaatatttttcgcCTCCGTTTATCTCAAATCATTTTGACGAGTTTGTATACCGTCCGTAATTATTTGACAGATATTCTATCGAGCTCGATTGCCAGTCGAACATCTGTTACATATTAGGATCAATGAAGTCTTGCCCGAACATACCTCAAGAACGAAAAGTTCAATAACAGAGAATGACAATGATGGTCTTGATCATCTTTTTAACGTGGTTTAGATCTGTTACTGGTAAATGGTAGCCTAATAATAGAAGAagcaatttgtttttctaaactaCAAATGCACACTAACATGTGTATCGTAATCAAGGGATTTTACAGGAACCTAAAGAATCCGATTGAAATCGTGTGTACAAATATACAAAGTCAAGAATAGTGGTGCTTAATTTGAAAGGTTCCTGGCTTTGgactacatgtacatatacacatTAATATTGAACCACTATTCAAGATTTCAATGTCGTCCTACGACCGTTGCAAGACCAGTAGCTTAGTTGGTCAAAACACATAAAGGTGAAGAGTAAGAGCAGGTTGCTGGTATTAATTTGTACATTTACTGGATGTAAAAGGTAAAACGACAGAGTACTAAAAGTCTGATACCGCTTCCAAACACCATAATTACAAGTTTCACCTTTAAAAAAAGGTACATAGTGCTTCGCAATAATATATTTGTAACGCCCATATTCAACAGTTTTATTCCTTATCTTCGTTATTAATATATTCTCCTGACCTGGATATGAATCTAATTATATATCTTATTTCAGCAAAAAGAATTTCCTACGCCTAACGGCAACTACTAAGAACCGATACTAGTTACTtagtatattttatttcaagatggcgtgaATTTCGTATGAAACAAAAAGATCTACATTATGACTGCGGTGCGAGACAAAAATATAGATAACAACGCCCTAATTATGTGAGCATAAGCTTGAACCTTCGAAACGTGCTATCGATATAAATTACTAACATGTTATATTTAAGGAAAGACCTAGCATGCTGCTACTCAGAGAATATAACGTGCCCTTTTTGTATGTTTAAAcaagtttgaacatttttttttttcatttttaaaatatgtggaaaaatcataaatatttagaTAAATCGAATTTAACTATTCAAATAAATCAATTAATATA includes:
- the LOC143069297 gene encoding homeobox protein Nkx-2.2a-like, whose product is MEVPLEVMNGEKHSSSFSVKDILDLPKGKISCSPVDSQTPTVNSNVLSSIPSVPDVSDLPGVTSYYDNDNPYSRWLQTNENIPYSNVSHLNSPGDSSHSSDISATESHPGVNKKHTTVKSEGNSDNNCEKIGENNSNNSESQKKRKRRVLFSKAQTYELERRFRQQRYLSAPEREHLASIIRLTPVQVKIWFQNHRYKLKRSRQEKGLDLNPLPSPRRVAVPVLVRDGKPCQPSMNNSMVKSPDQLALQQNIGSSLNHQQLQNMNMNSMVSLPGMNNSMSGMNPSSISSSINNMNMSCSYNSAVGSMNSMNLNMNMNHNMNVLPSYTHPLMQPQTRWW